The region GACAAGTTTTAATGTTTTCTTAATTTCCTCTTCAGGGTAATTTTCAGGGCCACGGGTTCGGAAATAAGAACTTAGAGAGATCGTTAAACCCCACTTGTATCAAGACTTGCATCCTCTATAGTGAAGGTGGGTAGAGGGAATCAGCCCAAGTCACGAGCAAAGGCAATACAAGCAAATTTAGTTGTTGGTGCTGTTCTCTCTGTCAACCATCCCGCGGGCAATCTAAAACTAAAACGATACAGGAGGATAAGCGTATGGCACTCGTTCGTTGGGAACCGTTCCGCGAAATCGATGCAATTCAACGCCAAATGAACCGTCTATTCGATGAATTGATTCCCTTGACGGAGCGACGCAGTGATCTGAGTTTTCTGCCTGCTGCAGAACTGGAAGAAACCCCTGAAGCGCTTCTTTTGAAAGTAGAGCTTCCGGGAATGGATCCCAAAGACATTGACGTCCAAGTTACAGCGGAAGCCGTTTCCATTAGTGGCGAACGCAAGTCTGAAACCAAAACTGAAACAGAGGGCATGAAACGGACAGAATTCCGCTATGGCAAATTCCAACGGGTCATTCCTCTGCCAGTTCGGATTCAAAACACCAGTGTTAAAGCTGAATACAAAGATGGCATCCTGCACCTGACCCTGCCGAAAGCGGAAGAAGAGAAAAACCGCGTCGTCAAAGTGAGCCTTGCCTAATCTGCCCCGTTTTAGGCCAAAGGGTCAAGGTTCTTGAACAAATAATGACGATCCCCCAGTAATGGGGGATTTTTTTGAGTTTCAGTGAATGGGAGAAAAAACTATGAAGCTAAGGCCACCTCAACCAGTTGTTGCAATTCACCACTTTGGTATAGCTCGATGAGAATATCGGAGCCGCCAATGAACTCGCCGTTGATAAACACTTGGGGAATCGTTGGCCAGTTGGAATACTCCTTAATCCCTTGACGAATCTCAAAATCCTCAAGGACATCCACTGTCTCATAGGGGACGCCGAGGGCATTCAAAATTTGCACCGCATTGTTAGAAAAACCGCATTGGGGCATCAGCTTGCTCCCCTTCATGAAAACAATAATCTTGTTGCTCTTGACGAGGTTATCAATTTTGGCGTGGAGTTCGGGTGTCATCGTTCGCTTTTCCTCTTGAGTTGACCAGTTACAAAATTGCATTCTAAATCACTGACGTTGTGCCCATTGTTCGGGAGTATAGGTCTTCAGGGCCAGGGCGTGGAGTTCATTGCTGGCCATGAGATCCTTGAGGCTGCTATAGACCAATTGGTGCTGCTGCACCAGTCGCTTCCCCTCAAAGGCGGCAGAGACCACTACAGCTTCGTAATGATCGCCACCCCCCGTTAAATCCTGCACTTGCACAAAGGCATCGGGTAAGCGGGATTGAATTAAGGTGGTCAGTTGTTCAGGAGTAACCATAGATAATCATTTATTTTCGCTGGAATCGATAACTTACTGAGTCTATTCTTTTTAGTGTATCGCTAAATGTTAAGTTGTTGGGGTCTGGAGGGGCTGACACTGACGAAGGGCACGCACCAATTCCTCAAGGCGAATAGGCTTGCTCACATAATCGTCCATGCCTGCGTCGAGACAAAGCTGGCGATCGCTCTCCATGGCATTGGCGGTCATGGCAATAATTCGCGGACGGGGTTTCTTGAGCCCTTGAAACAGTTGAGTCACTTCTCGGGTAGCCGTAATGCCATCCATCTCCGGCATTTGCATATCCATCAAAATTACATCGTAGGGTTGCCGCTGCACCGCATCCAGGACCTCCAAGCCGTTGGCCGCAATATCGCCGCGATAGCCCAACTTTTCCAAAATCCGCAACGCCACCATCTGGTTGACCTTGTTATCTTCAGCCACCAGAATGCGCAGGGGCGGTAATTCTGCTTTTAGGTGTTCAAAGGATGGTGCCGCCGCTGGTTTGGGGGATACCGTTTTCTGCTTTTCGCAAAATAAACTGTTGAGGGCATTGTATAGTGTCGATTGTTTCACAGGCTTGCTAATCAGGCTGGAAAATAGAGCCTTTTCTGACTCCGTTAGGGTATTTCCCAAGGAGGTCAGTAGGATCAGGGGCAATTCACCATAGGCTGCGCGAATTTGGCGAGCAAGGGTAACCCCATCCATCTCAGGCATTTGTAGGTCTAGAATGGCCAGATCCACCCACCCTTGTTGTTGGAGGAGGGCAAGGGCACTGGGGCCACTCTCTGCCACAAGGGGTTGCATTTTCCATTTTTTGATTTGTAGCGCTAAAATTTGGCGGTTGGTTGCATTATCGTCGACAATAAGAACGCGGCGATTTTCAAGGTAACAAGTGTCATCAGTTGGCTCTGGTGCTGGATTCGGATTGAGCAAAAACCGTGCTGTAAAGTAAAAAACTGATCCGCTCTCGGCTATTGGAATTGACTCGTAGACCGCCAGGGGTGTGCCGCCTACAACGAGAGATTCTCCCGTCTTTTTGCTTTCTACCCAAATTTGCCCCCCCATCCGCTCCACCAGACGTTGGCAGATCACTAAACCCAGTCCAGTGCCGCCATACTGGCGAGTGGTTGAGGCATCCACTTGGCTAAAGGGCTTGAAAAGGCGATTCATACCGGCTGCAGAAATACCGATGCCCGTATCCTGAATAGCAAATAAATAGGAATAATATGAGGGCATAAATTCATACTGGCTCATCGGCATTGGTTTTGCCTTTACGTAAAGTGTGACATTGCCCTTTTGGGTAAACTTGATGGCATTGCCGATGAGATTGACAAGCACCTGTCGCAGCCGTCCCATGTCGCCAATGACAGCGCAAGGAACCCCTGAATCTATGTGGGCAGCCAGTTCGACCTCGCGTTCGGCGGCACGGCTTGCCAGCAGATCTAGGACCTCTTCGACGCAAGTGCGCAGATTAAAGGGATAGCTCTCCAGCTCTAACTTGCCGGACTCAATTTTCGAGAAATCGAGAATATCGTTGATCACTCCTAGCAGTGCATCACCACTGAGGCGAATGGTATTGACAAACTCCTGCTGTTGGGGATTGAGGGGGGTGTCGAGCAGCAATCCGGTCAGACCAATGATGGCGTTCATGGGAGTGCGAATTTCATGGCTCATGGTGGCCAAAAACTCGCTCTTGGCACGGCTGGCTTCCTCGGCGGCTTGACGCGCTACCTCTAGAAGTTCCTGTTGCTGCATCATTTGTGAGATATCTTCCCAGGTACCGACAAAACTATCTGTGGCGCTGCTTTCCTGGAGGGGAATGATGCGGGCATTAATCCAGTGACTGCTGCTGTCGTTGTGGACAATCCGGAATCTTTCGTGAAAAGGTACTCTTTTTTGCTGGCATGCTGCCCAGGCTTTCAAGACGCGATCGCGATCCTCAGGATGGAGACGTTCTATCCACTGCTGTTGAGCTTCCTCTAGGTTGTGGACCTGCAACAGTTGCAGTAACCGCTGGTTGAGAAATGTCGGTTGTCCTTGGGCATCAAGGGTAAAAATCCCCACAGGTGCCATTTCACTGACACTGCGAAAGCGGGCGTTACTTGTTTCCAATAGCTTCTGTAGGCTACGTTTGCGTTGGCGATCGCGGGTGATGAGTAGGACAGCGACGGCTGCCAAAATGCAGAGTGCAGTAAAGGAGACCAGGAAGTCTCGATTTAAATGGTCGAGGTATTGTTCTAGGGCGCTGCTGGGTAGGAATCCAATCAACCACCAACGGACGTTACTTTGGCGGCGAGAGGAATGAGCACTCCTCTCAGCAGAGATCCAGTTCTCTTGCAACAGAGAAAAACTCTGAAAGACAAATAAGCCATCGGGGCCAAACAGGCCGCCCCTCAACTGATGTTGCATTTGCTGCCACAGGAGGGGATATTGATGGCGGACAGTGAACTGCCGTCGCTCAGGAAAATCGAATCCCCACTGCTCCCTAATATCTTCGCCGAGGAGCCAATACCCTTGATCGTCTGCAACCAGGCACCACCCCATTTGTATGTTGCACCGGCTGAGGAGGTTATTGAAAAGATGGTTGAGTTGGTAACGGACAACTAGGACGCCCTTGGGTGCGGACTGATGGTACAGAGGGACCCCAATGTAGAGCACAGGGAAAGGCAAACCCGAGCTTTTTGTGGCGGTGACCTCCACAGGGGAGACAAAGACTTGATCAGGAGTTAATTCCCGCAGGATCGGCCAGTAGGAGTTAATGGCTTTCACCGTAGAGGGAGGATCACTTTGGGGTGTGCTAGTCCACTGAAAACGGATTCTGCCCCTGGTGTCCAACACATAGAGTTGATCGTAGTGTTCCTTTAGGCGGTGCCACTGATCTACCAGTTCCTGCACTTCTTCAGCTAGCTCCCCTTGGGAGGGGCTATCAATGAGCTCGTGCCAGAGATGAAAGCTACCCAAACCCTTAGGATCAGTGACAGCATCATCAATGTCATTTGCTATTGTCAACTGGATTTCCTCTAGTTTGCCTTCCTGTCCTACTCGAAAATCCTTGAAAAGCGCCTGCCGTTGCCCAACGTAAAGTGGCGTCAAAAGAGCAGCAATCACGGCGGTTGTCGGCAAAAAAAGCTGAATGAAGGAGAGCAAAGGAAAGCGAAACATGAAGATTCTCACCCGCGGTGACGATTCTTTTGAGAGGGAACTGCCGATGCAACACTCATCAAATAGTGTATCGTGGGGAATGGAGTGATGGTTGAGTTCAGATCGAGCAATGATTGAGCCTTTACTATGCGGGATTGTTTTAGGGCTGATTCCAGTGACGTTGGCAGGGTTATTCTTTGCTGCGTACCAACAATACAAGCGGGGCAGCCAGCTTGAACTCTAGGGCCTTGCCCAAAACACGATTTGCGAAGGTCACTCCTGACTATGGCTTTACCGATTGTTGCTGTCGTTGGTCGCCCCAATGTGGGCAAATCAACGTTTGTTAACCGCCTTGCCGGTGAACGGGATGCCATTGTCCACGATGAACCGGGAGTAACCCGCGATCGCACCTACCGACCCGCTTTTTGGCAAGATCGGGAATTTCTGGTCGTGGATACCGGGGGCTTAGTGTTTGATGATGACAGTGACTTTTTGCCCCTGATTCGTCAGCAGGCAGAGCTTGCCCTTCAGGAGGCCACGGCAGCAATTTTCGTCGTGGATGGTCAAGCAGGGCCTACGGCGCTCGACTATGAGATTGCTGCCTGGTTGCGCCAGCTTTCCCTACCGGTTTTAGTGGCGGTGAATAAATGCGAGTCGCGTCAAATGGGTCAGGTACAGGCGGCGGAGTTTTGGTCCCTGGGCCTGGGAGAGCCCTACCCGATTTCTAGTATCCACGGCAGCGGTACGGGGGAGTTGCTGGATCAATTGATTACCTACTTGCCAGCGGGGGAAACGCTTCCCGAGGCGCCGGAGATTCAGGTGGCCATTGCGGGGCGTCCTAATGTGGGTAAATCCAGCTTGCTCAATGCCCTAATTGGGAGCGATCGCGCCATTGTCAGTCCGATTTCAGGGACCACCCGCGACGCCATTGACACAGTCATTGAACACGGGGGCACCCAGTACCGCTTCATTGATACCGCTGGCATTCGGAAACGGACTCATGTGGCCTATGGGCCCGAGATGTTTAGTGTCCATCGTGCCTTTAAGGCCATTCACCGCTCCGATGTGGTGCTGTTGGTTTTGGATGCCCTTGAAGAGATTACCGAACAGGATCAACGCTTGGCAGGGCACATTGCCGATCAGGGGCGTGCCTGTGTGCTGATTGTCAACAAGTGGGATGCTGTCCTCGACAAAGATACCTATACCATTAACGCTTATCGCGATCGCCTATATCAGCGGCTGCATTTTCTGGAGTGGGCAGATGCCCTCTTTGTCAGTGCCCATACGGGTCAACGCCTTGAGAAAATTTTTGCAGCGGTGGATGCGGCGGTTGAACAACATCGTCGCCGAGTCACTACAGCAGTGGTCAATGACGTCATTCAAGAAGCCCTCCACTGGCATACTCCCCCCGCCACTCGCCAAGGCCGCCAAGGCAAAATCTACTACGCCACTCAAGTTGCCACCCAACCGCCAACATTTGCGATTTTTGTCAACGATGCCAAACTCTTCAAGGAGAACTATCGCCGCTACATTGAGAGCCAAATTCGTCAGCAGCTAGGATTTCGGGGTACCCCCATTCGCCTCCTTTGGCGGAGCAAGAAACCTCGTGAAGCCGCGGAGTTGGTTGCCCGTTAGGGCTGGCGTTCAACTCTTTTCACCAAACGAAATTTTCCGCTTTGGCCATCGTCACTCATCTCAATCTGACCGACGTAAAAGAAGCGTTGCAGGACCTCTCCTTGAGGTGTAAAGCGAATTTCTCCAAGGGGAGTTTCATAAACTCCCTTGAGAATCTCTTGGTTCAAGGCCTGACGCAAATCCGCCAGGGGCAATTCCGACAAGTTCTTTGCTTGGGAAAGGCGGGCTAAGGAGTCCGCGAAGACCTGAACTGCCGTAAAGGCTTGGGCACTGAACTGAGAGGGGGCTTGGCTATATTTGGCTGCAAAGGCGTTGCGGAACTTGACGTTCATCGGATCGGGGTTTTCGGAATTATAGGCCTGCGCCACCAGAACGCCATTACAGAGGCGACGACAAACAGGGAAGATGTTGACGGTATTGACGCCATTCCCCCCCAAAATTAACCCTTGGTAGCCCAGTTCCCGCAGTTGACGAATGAGGTTACCGCCGTCCGCTGCTAGGCCAGAGATGACAATTAAGTCCGGTTTGAGGCTGAGGGTGGCATT is a window of Thermosynechococcus vestitus BP-1 DNA encoding:
- a CDS encoding BolA family protein, which produces MVTPEQLTTLIQSRLPDAFVQVQDLTGGGDHYEAVVVSAAFEGKRLVQQHQLVYSSLKDLMASNELHALALKTYTPEQWAQRQ
- the der gene encoding ribosome biogenesis GTPase Der; its protein translation is MALPIVAVVGRPNVGKSTFVNRLAGERDAIVHDEPGVTRDRTYRPAFWQDREFLVVDTGGLVFDDDSDFLPLIRQQAELALQEATAAIFVVDGQAGPTALDYEIAAWLRQLSLPVLVAVNKCESRQMGQVQAAEFWSLGLGEPYPISSIHGSGTGELLDQLITYLPAGETLPEAPEIQVAIAGRPNVGKSSLLNALIGSDRAIVSPISGTTRDAIDTVIEHGGTQYRFIDTAGIRKRTHVAYGPEMFSVHRAFKAIHRSDVVLLVLDALEEITEQDQRLAGHIADQGRACVLIVNKWDAVLDKDTYTINAYRDRLYQRLHFLEWADALFVSAHTGQRLEKIFAAVDAAVEQHRRRVTTAVVNDVIQEALHWHTPPATRQGRQGKIYYATQVATQPPTFAIFVNDAKLFKENYRRYIESQIRQQLGFRGTPIRLLWRSKKPREAAELVAR
- a CDS encoding Hsp20/alpha crystallin family protein, producing MALVRWEPFREIDAIQRQMNRLFDELIPLTERRSDLSFLPAAELEETPEALLLKVELPGMDPKDIDVQVTAEAVSISGERKSETKTETEGMKRTEFRYGKFQRVIPLPVRIQNTSVKAEYKDGILHLTLPKAEEEKNRVVKVSLA
- a CDS encoding response regulator — its product is MFRFPLLSFIQLFLPTTAVIAALLTPLYVGQRQALFKDFRVGQEGKLEEIQLTIANDIDDAVTDPKGLGSFHLWHELIDSPSQGELAEEVQELVDQWHRLKEHYDQLYVLDTRGRIRFQWTSTPQSDPPSTVKAINSYWPILRELTPDQVFVSPVEVTATKSSGLPFPVLYIGVPLYHQSAPKGVLVVRYQLNHLFNNLLSRCNIQMGWCLVADDQGYWLLGEDIREQWGFDFPERRQFTVRHQYPLLWQQMQHQLRGGLFGPDGLFVFQSFSLLQENWISAERSAHSSRRQSNVRWWLIGFLPSSALEQYLDHLNRDFLVSFTALCILAAVAVLLITRDRQRKRSLQKLLETSNARFRSVSEMAPVGIFTLDAQGQPTFLNQRLLQLLQVHNLEEAQQQWIERLHPEDRDRVLKAWAACQQKRVPFHERFRIVHNDSSSHWINARIIPLQESSATDSFVGTWEDISQMMQQQELLEVARQAAEEASRAKSEFLATMSHEIRTPMNAIIGLTGLLLDTPLNPQQQEFVNTIRLSGDALLGVINDILDFSKIESGKLELESYPFNLRTCVEEVLDLLASRAAEREVELAAHIDSGVPCAVIGDMGRLRQVLVNLIGNAIKFTQKGNVTLYVKAKPMPMSQYEFMPSYYSYLFAIQDTGIGISAAGMNRLFKPFSQVDASTTRQYGGTGLGLVICQRLVERMGGQIWVESKKTGESLVVGGTPLAVYESIPIAESGSVFYFTARFLLNPNPAPEPTDDTCYLENRRVLIVDDNATNRQILALQIKKWKMQPLVAESGPSALALLQQQGWVDLAILDLQMPEMDGVTLARQIRAAYGELPLILLTSLGNTLTESEKALFSSLISKPVKQSTLYNALNSLFCEKQKTVSPKPAAAPSFEHLKAELPPLRILVAEDNKVNQMVALRILEKLGYRGDIAANGLEVLDAVQRQPYDVILMDMQMPEMDGITATREVTQLFQGLKKPRPRIIAMTANAMESDRQLCLDAGMDDYVSKPIRLEELVRALRQCQPLQTPTT
- the grxD gene encoding Grx4 family monothiol glutaredoxin; the protein is MTPELHAKIDNLVKSNKIIVFMKGSKLMPQCGFSNNAVQILNALGVPYETVDVLEDFEIRQGIKEYSNWPTIPQVFINGEFIGGSDILIELYQSGELQQLVEVALAS
- the petG gene encoding cytochrome b6-f complex subunit V, coding for MIEPLLCGIVLGLIPVTLAGLFFAAYQQYKRGSQLEL